The genome window GCACCGGGTTCGCGAGCGCCTTGAAGACGTCGAGCAGCTGCTCGACGTCGGGCTGGGAATCGGTGCGTGTCGTCATGGCTCACCTCCCACCATACCGGCGTATAACGACCTATACTTCGGGGCCGTGAGCGAAGAAACCCGCCCCCGTGCGCCGATCACCGAAGCCGACGTCCTGGCCTGGCTCGAGACGACGGCCGCCGCCGTCGAGGCGGGGGAGGTGGGCGCCCAGGAGCTCATCGACCTGCTCGGGGAGTTCCGCCGCGCGTCGGCCGCCTGCGCCGACGCGTCGGACTGGCTGCTGCTCGCGGCCCGCGAAGGCGGCGCGAGCCTCCGCCAGATCGCGCCCGTCTTCGGCAAAGGCTACGTCCGGGCCCCGGCCGCGCGGCTGGAGAAGCTCCACCGCCAGGCGCAGAACTCCGGCCAGTGGCTGGCGATCCTGCGGCACAAGGCGACGGCGTGAACCGCGTCGCGCTCGGCCTGGCGGCGCTGGGCAGGCCGGCGTACATCAACCTGGGCCGTGACGGGGCGCTGCCGGCGGTCCGGGACGTCGCCTCGATGCGCGCGGCGACGTTCGAGGTGCTCGACGACGCCTACGCGGCCGGGGTCCGGCACGTCGACGTCGCCCGGTCGTACGGGCGCTCGGAGGAGTTCCTGGCCGGCTGGCTCGCCGAACGCGGCCACGCCGACGTGGAGGTCTCGAGCAAGTGGGGCTACGCCTACGTCGGGGAGTGGCGGCTCGACGCCGACGTGCACGAGGTGAAGGAGCACTCGGCGGCGCGGTTCGCCGCGCAGTGGGCGGAAACCCTGACGCTGCTGGGTGAACGGGTCGGGCTCTACCAGGTCCATTCGCTCACTGTGGACAGTCCACTGTTCACCGACGAGCCGTTGGTCGAGGCACTGGCGGAGCTCGCCGCGAACGGCGTGGCGGTCGGGTTCTCGACGTCGGGACCGCGGCAGGCGGACGCGATCGAGCGGGCGTTCGCGCTGGAAGTGGCCGGGCGGCCGGTGTTTTCGGCGGTGCAGTCGACGTGGAACGTCCTGGAGACCTCCGCCGGCCGGGCGCTCGAAGCGGCGCACGCGGCCGGGAACCGCGTGCTGGTCAAGGAAACCCTGGCCAACGGCAGGCTCGCGGTCGAGGCGCCGAAGGCCGTTCGTGACATCGCGTCGGCGCACGGGATCGGCCCGGACGCCGTCGCCGTCGCCGCGGTGCTGGCCCAGGACTGGGTGGACGCGGCGGTGATCGGCCCGGCCAGTCCGGTTCAGCTGGAAGCGAACCTGCGCGCCACGGCCGTGGACCTGGGCGCGGCCGACCGGGACGCGCTGGCCGGGCTGGCCGAGGACCCCGGCGCCTACTGGCGGCACCGGTCCTCCCTGAAGTGGGACTGAGCGGTTGCACTACTCTTCGCTGGCACGAAACCGACGACAGGAGGCCGGGTGCGTCATCGTCAGGTGGTCGCCTTGGCGGCGGTCGCGCTGGTGGGCCTGACGGCCTGCGAAGGGCCCGATCCGAACAACCTCGAGACGTACTACGACGATCCGACGCCGACGTCCGCGCCGGTCACGACCGCCGAAACGCCGGTGAGTCCCGCGCAAGCCGCTCCGGCCACGCCGCCGGCGCCCGACGCTGGTCTGCTCGCGGAACGCGCGCTGCTGTCCGATGCGGACGTCGCGGAGGAAGGTGTGCGGCCGGGCGCGGGGGAGGCCGCGGGGTGCCTGGCCGACGGGCCGTCGGCGGGCAGCCGGACCACGAGCTGGCGCTACCCCAGCGGGTCGGAGCTGAGCCACCGCGTCGTCGCGTTCGCGGACGCGACGGCCGCCCAGGCCGTCGCGGAAAACGAGTGCGCCGGCAAGACGGTGAACGTCCCCCCGCAGCCCGGGGTCGAGCGGCAGCAGGCCTGGCGTGACGGCAAGACCTGCACGGTGCTGCTGGCCAAGGGAAGGCTCGTGTCCGAGCTGACGGTCTCGGCGAGCACCGAGGCGCGGGCCGTGGACGCGGCCAAGCGGCTGCTGCCCGCCATGACGGCGAAGCTCACCGCTCAGCCGTAGCGGCGGAACCACTCCTGGACGCCTTCGCGGCCGTCGGGGATGAAGGGCAGTGCGGGTGCCGGGTCGTCGATCCAGGCGCGCAGCTCTTCGAGCGGAATCCAGCGGCCTTCGACGATCTCTTCGGCCTGGTGGTGGATCGGGCCGTCCCAGCGGACCTCGAAGGCGAAGTTGTGGCAGCGGTTGCGGCCGTCGTCGTAGACCTTGGTGAACAGCGGTACGGGTTCCACCCCTTGGACGCCGAGCTCTTCGGCCAGTTCGCGGCGGGCGCAGTCGGCGGGTGTCTCACCCGCGGCGACGACGCCGCCGGCCCAGCAGTCCCAGGTGGAGGGGAACACGTCCTTGTCCGCGGTCCGGAGGTGCACGTAGACGGCTTTTCCGTCACCCGAACGGACCAGGACGACGCCGGCGGCGTGCCACAAGGCTTCGGCGCGGACGCGGGCGCGGGTGGTCTCGCCGACCACCGAGCCCGCCTGGTCATAGAGCGCAACGAGTTCGTCACTGCCTGGCATGGGTGCATCGTTCCACTAGGACGACCCCGTAGGGTGGGGACATGCGGCGGATCATGGGAACCGAAGTCGAGTACGGCATCTCCGTGCCGGGCGACGCGACGGCGAACCCGGTACTCACCTCCACCCAGGTCGTGCTGGCCTACGCGGCCGCGGCCGACATCCCGCGCGCCCGGCGGGCGCGGTGGGACTACGAGGTGGAGAGCCCGCTGCGGGACGCGCGCGGGTTCGACCTGACCGGGCCGGGCGGGCCGGGCCACGACCCGGACGTCGAGGACCTCGGCGCGGCGAACGTCATCCTGACCAACGGGGCGCGGCTGTACGTCGACCACGCGCACCCGGAGTACTCGGC of Amycolatopsis solani contains these proteins:
- a CDS encoding aldo/keto reductase — its product is MNRVALGLAALGRPAYINLGRDGALPAVRDVASMRAATFEVLDDAYAAGVRHVDVARSYGRSEEFLAGWLAERGHADVEVSSKWGYAYVGEWRLDADVHEVKEHSAARFAAQWAETLTLLGERVGLYQVHSLTVDSPLFTDEPLVEALAELAANGVAVGFSTSGPRQADAIERAFALEVAGRPVFSAVQSTWNVLETSAGRALEAAHAAGNRVLVKETLANGRLAVEAPKAVRDIASAHGIGPDAVAVAAVLAQDWVDAAVIGPASPVQLEANLRATAVDLGAADRDALAGLAEDPGAYWRHRSSLKWD
- a CDS encoding NUDIX hydrolase; the protein is MPGSDELVALYDQAGSVVGETTRARVRAEALWHAAGVVLVRSGDGKAVYVHLRTADKDVFPSTWDCWAGGVVAAGETPADCARRELAEELGVQGVEPVPLFTKVYDDGRNRCHNFAFEVRWDGPIHHQAEEIVEGRWIPLEELRAWIDDPAPALPFIPDGREGVQEWFRRYG